Proteins from a genomic interval of Rosa chinensis cultivar Old Blush chromosome 2, RchiOBHm-V2, whole genome shotgun sequence:
- the LOC112186359 gene encoding probable disease resistance protein At5g66900 isoform X3 has translation MWRRITRFTGSGHRKILVTSRFEIPRFGIPFHLYGLSEDEAMALLCHSAGLAYFDKEDRNKSRMREGMTEFTTEARQIVSHCSGSPLAITVVGKSLCGKPAHVWRRKAFELDYHNTILDTDITLLSCLQSTFEDMDKELQAAYLDLAVLPNKFLDCLGTAVDVWAELQSHLLDNVLFCTTTFHELSAWHLVFLQYSSDKRFFQNERIDDYWFRHVRLVQRVCLLPSQFGSNRRETEIDFRSIWKKYSQVVERTEGSAIEGAATVYLNRNVVCGK, from the exons ATGTGGAGAAGAATTACCAGATTTACAG GATCAGGACACCGCAAGATTTTGGTGACGTCAAGATTCGAAATTCCAAGATTTGGTATTCCCTTTCATCTATATGGGTTGTCTGAGGACGAAGCTATGGCACTGCTCTGTCATTCAGCAGGCTTGGCATACTTTGATAAGGAAGACAGAAACAAATCTCGTATGCGTGAAGGCATGACCGAGTTCACAACAGAAGCCCGGCAGATAGTAAGCCATTGTTCCGGATCTCCCCTTGCCATAACAGTGGTGGGGAAATCGCTTTGTGGGAAACCTGCACACGTTTGGAGAAGGAAAGCATTCGAATTGGATTATCATAATACTATTTTAGACACTGACATTACTTTGTTGTCGTGCCTCCAAAGTACTTTTGAAGACATGGATAAAGAACTCCAAGCTGCATACTTGGACCTTGCCGTACTCCCAAATAAATTTTTGGACTGTCTTGGTACTGCAGTTGATGTATGGGCAGAGTTGCAGAGTCATCTGCTTGATAATGTCCTTTTCTGCACTACAACTTTCCACGAACTGAGCGCCTGGCATTTGGTATTTCTTCAATACTCTTCGGATAAAAG GTTCTTTCAGAATGAGAGAATAGATGATTACTGGTTCCGTCATGTTCGACTTGTTCAGAGAGTATGCTTGCTGCCTAGCCAGTTTGGATCCAAtagaagagagacagagattGATTTTAGAAGTATTTGGAAAAAATATTCCCAAGTGGTTGAGAGAACTGAAGGATCAGCCATTGAAGGCGCAGCTACTGTCTATCTCAACAGGAATGTTGTGTGTGGCAAATAA
- the LOC112186359 gene encoding probable disease resistance protein At5g66900 isoform X2, producing the protein MIVPIVVVTAAGGYGKTLLALTLSQDKEVRDTVRNNIIFISFPKKGNLQCIVQRLCKHKGSGHRKILVTSRFEIPRFGIPFHLYGLSEDEAMALLCHSAGLAYFDKEDRNKSRMREGMTEFTTEARQIVSHCSGSPLAITVVGKSLCGKPAHVWRRKAFELDYHNTILDTDITLLSCLQSTFEDMDKELQAAYLDLAVLPNKFLDCLGTAVDVWAELQSHLLDNVLFCTTTFHELSAWHLVFLQYSSDKRFFQNERIDDYWFRHVRLVQRVCLLPSQFGSNRRETEIDFRSIWKKYSQVVERTEGSAIEGAATVYLNR; encoded by the exons ATGATAGTCCCAATTGTGGTTGTTACAGCTGCTGGAGGTTATGGTAAAACCCTCCTTGCCTTAACATTAAGCCAAGATAAAGAAGTGAGAGATACGGTCCGCAACAATATCATCTTTATCAGTTTTCCAAAGAAGGGAAATTTGCAGTGTATCGTACAACGATTGTGTAAACACAAAG GATCAGGACACCGCAAGATTTTGGTGACGTCAAGATTCGAAATTCCAAGATTTGGTATTCCCTTTCATCTATATGGGTTGTCTGAGGACGAAGCTATGGCACTGCTCTGTCATTCAGCAGGCTTGGCATACTTTGATAAGGAAGACAGAAACAAATCTCGTATGCGTGAAGGCATGACCGAGTTCACAACAGAAGCCCGGCAGATAGTAAGCCATTGTTCCGGATCTCCCCTTGCCATAACAGTGGTGGGGAAATCGCTTTGTGGGAAACCTGCACACGTTTGGAGAAGGAAAGCATTCGAATTGGATTATCATAATACTATTTTAGACACTGACATTACTTTGTTGTCGTGCCTCCAAAGTACTTTTGAAGACATGGATAAAGAACTCCAAGCTGCATACTTGGACCTTGCCGTACTCCCAAATAAATTTTTGGACTGTCTTGGTACTGCAGTTGATGTATGGGCAGAGTTGCAGAGTCATCTGCTTGATAATGTCCTTTTCTGCACTACAACTTTCCACGAACTGAGCGCCTGGCATTTGGTATTTCTTCAATACTCTTCGGATAAAAG GTTCTTTCAGAATGAGAGAATAGATGATTACTGGTTCCGTCATGTTCGACTTGTTCAGAGAGTATGCTTGCTGCCTAGCCAGTTTGGATCCAAtagaagagagacagagattGATTTTAGAAGTATTTGGAAAAAATATTCCCAAGTGGTTGAGAGAACTGAAGGATCAGCCATTGAAGGCGCAGCTACTGTCTATCTCAACAG GTGA
- the LOC112186359 gene encoding probable disease resistance protein At5g66900 isoform X1 yields the protein MIVPIVVVTAAGGYGKTLLALTLSQDKEVRDTVRNNIIFISFPKKGNLQCIVQRLCKHKGSGHRKILVTSRFEIPRFGIPFHLYGLSEDEAMALLCHSAGLAYFDKEDRNKSRMREGMTEFTTEARQIVSHCSGSPLAITVVGKSLCGKPAHVWRRKAFELDYHNTILDTDITLLSCLQSTFEDMDKELQAAYLDLAVLPNKFLDCLGTAVDVWAELQSHLLDNVLFCTTTFHELSAWHLVFLQYSSDKRFFQNERIDDYWFRHVRLVQRVCLLPSQFGSNRRETEIDFRSIWKKYSQVVERTEGSAIEGAATVYLNRNVVCGK from the exons ATGATAGTCCCAATTGTGGTTGTTACAGCTGCTGGAGGTTATGGTAAAACCCTCCTTGCCTTAACATTAAGCCAAGATAAAGAAGTGAGAGATACGGTCCGCAACAATATCATCTTTATCAGTTTTCCAAAGAAGGGAAATTTGCAGTGTATCGTACAACGATTGTGTAAACACAAAG GATCAGGACACCGCAAGATTTTGGTGACGTCAAGATTCGAAATTCCAAGATTTGGTATTCCCTTTCATCTATATGGGTTGTCTGAGGACGAAGCTATGGCACTGCTCTGTCATTCAGCAGGCTTGGCATACTTTGATAAGGAAGACAGAAACAAATCTCGTATGCGTGAAGGCATGACCGAGTTCACAACAGAAGCCCGGCAGATAGTAAGCCATTGTTCCGGATCTCCCCTTGCCATAACAGTGGTGGGGAAATCGCTTTGTGGGAAACCTGCACACGTTTGGAGAAGGAAAGCATTCGAATTGGATTATCATAATACTATTTTAGACACTGACATTACTTTGTTGTCGTGCCTCCAAAGTACTTTTGAAGACATGGATAAAGAACTCCAAGCTGCATACTTGGACCTTGCCGTACTCCCAAATAAATTTTTGGACTGTCTTGGTACTGCAGTTGATGTATGGGCAGAGTTGCAGAGTCATCTGCTTGATAATGTCCTTTTCTGCACTACAACTTTCCACGAACTGAGCGCCTGGCATTTGGTATTTCTTCAATACTCTTCGGATAAAAG GTTCTTTCAGAATGAGAGAATAGATGATTACTGGTTCCGTCATGTTCGACTTGTTCAGAGAGTATGCTTGCTGCCTAGCCAGTTTGGATCCAAtagaagagagacagagattGATTTTAGAAGTATTTGGAAAAAATATTCCCAAGTGGTTGAGAGAACTGAAGGATCAGCCATTGAAGGCGCAGCTACTGTCTATCTCAACAGGAATGTTGTGTGTGGCAAATAA